The following coding sequences lie in one Rutidosis leptorrhynchoides isolate AG116_Rl617_1_P2 chromosome 6, CSIRO_AGI_Rlap_v1, whole genome shotgun sequence genomic window:
- the LOC139852111 gene encoding probable receptor-like protein kinase At1g80640 produces MLLTSSEKMRILFGFLFIFILNFQISTIDARPNKLISYSATSVPEPFSPAVAPISSMEDSSSGTHVHQSHSNKKLVIGLIAASSLMGLILLPLTCLLICRRKKIFKSSISGGKRLDSLRGLPLSSFISRTNSTFKPNGQKPTVEIMDYNLLKTATKDFHESEILGSGGFGCVYNGQLEDNLFVAVKRLDNRTRDAVKEFLTEIDILSKIQHPNIINLLGYCVHDETKLLVYELMENGSLETQLHGPSCGSNLTWYCRMKIALDTARGLEYLHEHCKPSVIHRDLKTSNILLDSKFNAKLADFGLAVMEGTSSKNIKLSGTLGYVAPEYLLDGKLTDKSDVYAFGVVLLELLLRRRPVEKLAPTECQSIVTWALPQLTDRSKLPNVIDPVIRDTMDLKHLYQVAAVAVLCVQSEPSYRPLITDVLHSLVPLVPVELGGTLRISENKIAAVTLE; encoded by the exons atgtTGTTAACTAGTAGTGAGAAAATGAGAATTTTGTTtggttttttgtttatttttattttaaattttcaaaTTTCTACTATTGATGCCAGACCAAACAAATTGATATCATATTCTGCTACATCTGTTCCTGAACCTTTTTCACCTGCTGTTGCTCCAATTTCTTCAATGGAGGATTCTTCTTCTG GAACTCATGTGCACCAATCACATTCAAATAAAAAGCTTGTAATAGGACTCATTGCAGCTTCTTCTTTAATGGGGCTCATTTTATTGcccttaacctgtttgttgatatgCCGCAGAAAGAAAATATTCAAATCCAGCATAAGTGGTGGCAAAAGATTAG ATTCATTAAGAGGACTTCCATTGAGTTCATTCATTAGCAGGACTAATAGTACTTTCAAACCCAATGGACAAAAGCcaactgttgaaattatggattataACTTACTGAAAACAGCAACAAAAGATTTTCATGAAAGTGAAATATTAGGATCCGGAGGATTTGGATGCGTGTATAACGGTCAACTCGAAGATAACTTATTTGTTGCTGTTAAACGACTTGATAATCGAACTCGAGATGCTGTTAAAGAATTCCTG ACAGAAATTGATATACTAAGTAAAATTCAACATCCAAACATAATTAACTTGTTGGGATATTGTGTTCATGATGAAACAAAACTACTTGTATATGAATTGATGGAAAATGGTTCCTTAGAAACTCAGTTACATG GCCCTTCTTGTGGATCCAATTTAACATGGTATTGCCGGATGAAAATTGCGCTAGATACAGCAAG AGGATTGGAGTATTTACACGAGCATTGCAAACCATCTGTAATTCATAGAGATTTAAAAACATCAAACATACTTCTAGATTCAAAATTTAATGCCAAG CTTGCAGATTTTGGACTTGCTGTTATGGAAGGGACCAGCAGTAAAAATATCAAGCTTTCGGGGACGTTAGGTTATGTAGCTCCTGAGTATCTTTTAGATG GAAAATTGACGGATAAAAGTGATGTATATGCATTCGGAGTTGTCCTTTTAGAGCTTCTACTTAGAAGGCGTCCAGTCGAAAAGCTAGCACCAACTGAGTGCCAATCTATAGTCACATGG GCTTTGCCACAACTAACAGACAGATCAAAGCTTCCGAATGTCATAGATCCTGTGATTAGGGATACAATGGATCTTAAACACTTATATCAA GTTGCTGCTGTGGCTGTGTTGTGTGTCCAATCAGAACCGAGCTACCGTCCTTTGATAACTGATGTTTTACATTCTCTTGTCCCTCTTGTTCCGGTCGAACTTGGTGGGACTTTAAGAATTTCAGAAAATAAGATAGCAGCAGTAACACTTGAGTAA
- the LOC139855997 gene encoding aspartate aminotransferase, chloroplastic, with translation MKTKGRITMAVAVNTSRFDNITMAPADPILGVSEAFKADTSDMKLNLGVGAYRTEELQPYVLKVVKKAENLMLERGENKEYLPIEGLAAFNKATAELLFGADNPVLHEQRVATIQGLSGTGSLRVAAALIERYFPGAKVLISSPTWGNHKNIFNDARVPWSEYRYYDPKTVGLDFDGMIEDIKAAPEGSFVLLHGCAHNPTGIDPTPQQWEKIADAIQEKNHIPFFDVAYQGFASGSLDEDASSVRLFAARGMELLVAQSYSKNLGLYAERVGAINVLCSSIDAAVRVKSQLKRIARPMYSNPPVHGARIVANVVGNPDFFNEWKAEMEMMAGRIKSVRQKLYNNLAAKDKSGKDWSFVLKQIGMFSFTGLNKAQSDNMTDKWHIYMTKDGRISLAGLSAAKCEYLADAIIDSYHNVS, from the exons ATGAAAACAAAG GGTCGAATAACAATGGCTGTAGCTGTCAACACTTCACGATTTGATAACATAACAATGGCTCCGGCCGATCCAATTCTTGGAGTATCTGAAGCATTCAAAGCTGACACGAGTGATATGAAGCTCAACCTTGGTGTTGGAGCATATCGTACAGAAGAACTTCAGCCCTATGTGCTCAAAGTCGTCAAAAAG GCTGAGAATCTAATGCTTGAAAGGGGAGAAAACAAGGAG TATCTTCCAATTGAAGGTTTGGCTGCATTCAACAAAGCCACTGCTGAGTTGTTGTTTGGAGCAGATAATCCCGTCCTTCATGAACAAAGA GTTGCCACCATTCAAGGTCTTTCGGGAACTGGATCCCTTCGAGTTGCTGCAGCACTCATCGAACGATACTTCCCCGGAGCAAAAGTTCTAATCTCGTCTCCCACTTGGG GTAATCACAAGAATATTTTCAATGATGCTAGAGTTCCTTGGTCTGAGTATCGATACTATGACCCAAAAACAGTCGGCCTAGATTTTGACGGGATGATTGAAGATATAAAG GCAGCTCCGGAAGGATCGTTTGTGCTTCTTCATGGGTGTGCTCATAACCCAACCGGCATTGATCCTACTCCTCAACAGTGGGAGAAAATAGCCGATGCTATTCAAGAGAAGAACCATATTCCATTCTTCGATGTTGCCTATCAG GGATTCGCTAGTGGAAGTCTCGATGAAGATGCGTCTTCCGTAAGGTTGTTTGCTGCCCGTGGAATGGAGCTTTTAGTTGCACAATCGTATAGTAAAAATTTAGGTCTTTATGCAGAACGGGTCGGGGCTATTAATGTATTATGCTCGTCAATTGATGCAGCTGTTAG GGTGAAAAGCCAATTGAAAAGAATTGCGAGGCCAATGTACTCAAACCCTCCCGTTCATGGGGCCCGGATTGTTGCTAATGTTGTAGGAAATCCAGATTTTTTTAACGAGTGGAAAGCGGAAATGGAAATGATGGCTGGAAGGATCAAAAGTGTGAGACAAAAACTGTACAATAATCTTGCTGCAAAGGATAAAAGTGGAAAGGATTGGTCTTTTGTTCTTAAGCAAATCGGCATGTTTTCGTTTACTGGTCTCAACAAAGCTCAG AGCGATAACATGACAGATAAATGGCACATTTACATGACAAAAGACGGAAGAATATCATTAGCTGGTTTATCTGCTGCAAAATGCGAGTATCTTGCTGATGCCATCATCGATTCTTACCACAATGTCAGTTAA